A window of Chengkuizengella sediminis contains these coding sequences:
- the cobD gene encoding threonine-phosphate decarboxylase CobD, with protein sequence MMLERYGHGGDLITAAETYGYAKEQFLDFSSNMNPWGSPSCVENILIETWKELVHYPDPAVRKLRQIIAEYYHVPVESILVGNGAAELIDLTIRAIDPKVTALARPCFSEYEQAISKINRNTYDIYLKEENHFELQESDIQYAVSHCDLFFLGHPNNPTGRLISQSVLQLLLNTNHPIVLDEAFIDFVPEEKQVSLIKQAYQSENLFVIRSMTKFFAIPGIRLGFMIAHPKRIEKIKSLQVQWSVNALAQSIGISVLQDHPYIEKTKSWLIQEKLWFTNQLSGLGIKVYPSDTNYLLIQLPPLNNVKQLQEKLAQRGVLVRDASLFKGLDSTFCRIAIRLREQNERFISEIKQVLL encoded by the coding sequence ATGATGTTAGAACGATACGGACATGGTGGGGATTTAATTACAGCAGCAGAAACTTACGGATATGCTAAAGAACAATTTCTGGATTTCAGTTCTAACATGAATCCTTGGGGGAGTCCGAGTTGTGTAGAAAACATTTTAATAGAAACGTGGAAGGAACTTGTTCATTATCCTGATCCTGCAGTAAGAAAACTTCGTCAAATCATCGCAGAATACTATCATGTCCCTGTTGAAAGTATATTAGTAGGAAACGGAGCGGCTGAACTGATAGATTTAACGATACGTGCCATCGATCCAAAAGTAACAGCTTTAGCAAGACCATGTTTTTCAGAGTATGAGCAAGCCATATCAAAGATAAATAGGAACACGTATGATATTTATTTAAAAGAAGAAAATCATTTTGAATTGCAGGAATCTGATATTCAATATGCAGTAAGTCATTGTGACCTTTTTTTTTTAGGGCATCCAAACAATCCAACAGGGAGATTAATTTCTCAGTCTGTTTTACAACTTTTATTGAATACGAATCACCCGATTGTATTAGATGAGGCTTTTATTGATTTTGTACCAGAAGAAAAACAAGTCAGTTTAATTAAACAAGCTTATCAAAGTGAAAATCTCTTTGTCATTCGCTCCATGACCAAATTTTTTGCGATTCCAGGAATACGTTTAGGGTTCATGATTGCACATCCAAAGAGGATCGAGAAAATCAAATCCTTACAAGTTCAGTGGAGTGTGAATGCATTAGCACAATCTATCGGTATTTCTGTTTTGCAAGATCATCCCTACATAGAAAAAACAAAAAGCTGGCTTATACAAGAGAAATTATGGTTTACTAATCAATTATCTGGTTTAGGTATAAAAGTGTATCCAAGTGATACGAATTACTTGTTAATACAACTTCCTCCTTTAAATAATGTGAAACAGTTACAAGAAAAATTAGCTCAAAGAGGGGTCTTAGTTCGGGACGCTTCTTTATTTAAAGGGCTAGATTCTACTTTTTGTAGAATCGCCATTCGTTTACGAGAACAAAATGAGAGATTTATATCTGAGATCAAGCAGGTGTTGTTATGA
- a CDS encoding cobyric acid synthase, with protein sequence MKKLASTIMLQGTASDVGKSIITAALCRIFYQDGNKVAPYKSQNMSLNSYVTLDGKEIGRAQGMQADACHTIATTDMNPILLKPKQDMVSQVVVHGKPYKDLDARSYREQYLHTAEGIVKDSLLRLREKYDLITIEGAGSPAEVNLKDRDIVNMRLAKWADAPVILVADIDRGGVFASIVGTLEILTPEERNRVSGFIINKFRGDVSLLQPGIDWLENRTEKPVLGVIPYLHHLGLEDEDGASLDVKIKPTQKLENQLDVVVVKLPRISNFTDFDPLLEEPDVHLRYIKDIDDLGTPDVVIIPGSKNTVQDLQFLRETGIETKLIEYVKQGGFLFGICAGYQMMGEKLLDPYHFESDVSEMNGMGLFPTETTFIQDKRTERVEGSTLIYSSNLHDQLHFKHSDPIKIEGYEIHMGTTLFLTPVQHAFQIRLTGYREHSFHNDGVVSDNGKVIGTYIHGILDNDVFRRNWLNNIRIHKGWVELKGTISYKNKREEAFDRLAEHVRLHLNLEKVYQIIEEGIK encoded by the coding sequence ATGAAAAAACTAGCTAGTACGATCATGCTTCAGGGAACAGCGTCAGATGTAGGGAAAAGTATAATCACAGCTGCCTTATGTCGGATTTTTTATCAAGATGGGAACAAGGTTGCTCCTTATAAATCACAAAATATGTCTCTAAATTCTTACGTCACCCTGGATGGGAAAGAAATCGGACGTGCACAAGGAATGCAGGCTGACGCATGTCATACAATAGCTACAACGGATATGAATCCGATTTTGTTAAAACCAAAACAGGACATGGTGTCACAGGTTGTTGTTCATGGCAAACCTTATAAGGATTTAGATGCTAGAAGTTATCGAGAACAATACTTACATACAGCTGAAGGTATCGTGAAAGATTCTTTGCTCAGATTACGTGAAAAATATGATTTGATTACGATTGAAGGGGCAGGTAGTCCGGCTGAAGTGAATTTAAAGGATCGAGATATCGTAAATATGAGACTGGCTAAATGGGCAGATGCTCCAGTTATTCTTGTAGCAGACATTGACCGTGGTGGAGTTTTTGCATCGATAGTGGGTACATTGGAGATCTTAACACCTGAGGAAAGAAATAGAGTGAGTGGATTTATCATTAATAAATTCCGTGGAGATGTTTCACTTTTGCAACCAGGAATAGATTGGTTAGAAAATAGGACTGAAAAACCTGTATTAGGCGTTATTCCATATCTTCACCATTTAGGTCTTGAGGATGAAGATGGGGCTTCATTGGATGTGAAAATAAAGCCTACCCAAAAGTTAGAAAACCAACTTGATGTTGTGGTTGTCAAATTACCTAGAATCTCTAATTTTACAGATTTTGATCCATTACTTGAAGAACCAGATGTCCATTTAAGGTATATTAAAGATATAGATGACTTAGGTACCCCTGATGTAGTGATTATTCCGGGCAGTAAAAATACAGTGCAGGATTTACAATTTTTACGTGAGACAGGAATAGAGACAAAACTGATAGAATATGTAAAACAAGGTGGTTTTCTATTCGGCATATGTGCTGGGTATCAAATGATGGGAGAAAAATTGTTAGATCCCTATCACTTTGAATCAGATGTTTCAGAAATGAATGGCATGGGTTTATTCCCCACTGAAACTACTTTCATTCAAGATAAACGAACGGAAAGAGTAGAAGGCAGTACATTGATATATTCATCAAATTTACACGATCAGCTCCATTTTAAACATTCAGATCCTATAAAAATTGAAGGATATGAAATCCATATGGGGACCACACTATTTTTAACACCTGTTCAACATGCTTTCCAAATTCGTTTAACTGGATATCGGGAGCATTCATTTCATAACGATGGTGTTGTATCTGACAATGGTAAGGTGATTGGTACTTACATTCATGGTATTTTAGATAATGATGTTTTTCGTAGAAATTGGTTAAACAATATAAGAATTCATAAAGGCTGGGTTGAATTGAAAGGAACGATTTCTTATAAAAATAAACGGGAAGAAGCTTTTGATCGACTTGCAGAGCATGTAAGACTTCATTTAAATCTGGAAAAGGTATATCAAATTATTGAGGAGGGGATCAAATGA
- a CDS encoding cob(I)yrinic acid a,c-diamide adenosyltransferase yields the protein MNIYTRTGDEGKTGVIGGRVDKDDIRVEAYGTVDELNCFVGSAISLMKEEKYPDMIPHVLQIQHELFDCASDLAIYKPGIREFKVKKEMVEQLEKWIDLYDEETQDIKRFILPGGSQVSSALHICRTVCRRAERRVVSLAKEQEMNPEVRKYLNRLSDLFFTIARTANVREGLSDVEYIRSAEVFRKRK from the coding sequence ATGAACATTTATACAAGAACAGGTGATGAAGGGAAAACAGGAGTTATTGGCGGTAGAGTAGACAAGGATGATATTAGAGTAGAAGCTTATGGAACAGTGGATGAGTTAAACTGTTTTGTGGGAAGTGCCATTAGTTTAATGAAGGAAGAGAAATATCCAGATATGATACCACATGTGTTGCAAATACAGCATGAATTGTTTGATTGTGCTTCTGATTTAGCCATTTACAAACCTGGAATTCGTGAGTTTAAGGTAAAAAAAGAGATGGTGGAACAGTTGGAGAAGTGGATTGATCTGTATGATGAGGAAACTCAGGATATTAAAAGATTTATTTTACCAGGTGGAAGTCAGGTTTCTTCAGCACTGCATATATGCCGTACCGTATGTCGTAGAGCAGAACGTCGTGTAGTATCGTTAGCAAAAGAACAAGAAATGAATCCCGAAGTACGAAAATATTTAAATCGACTTTCAGATTTGTTTTTTACGATTGCAAGAACAGCTAACGTTCGTGAAGGTCTATCCGATGTAGAATACATTCGCAGTGCAGAAGTTTTTCGTAAGAGAAAATGA
- a CDS encoding RluA family pseudouridine synthase — MNYYKPISYIVQPEENGWILKSVLREKLNISRRLLSNIKLTEKGVMVNGKREFINIKVFSGDLIEIHMEQETSQYIEPQDIPLNILYEDEFLLIVNKQAGIVVHPTRGHYANTLANGVVYHWIQKGENYRFRPIHRLDEETSGVLAIAKNPYVHQQISEQMINNQVKKEYTAIVSGHLPDLEGTVNAPIDRDPEQQHLRIVTDEGYSAITHYKVEEEYQSASLVRLWLETGRTHQIRVHMKHLGCPLVGDKMYGEENNGPKMDRQALHAAKLAFYHPNTRKYVEFTASLPEDMKSVIRHLKL; from the coding sequence ATGAATTATTATAAACCCATTTCATATATCGTTCAACCTGAAGAGAATGGCTGGATTTTAAAAAGTGTGCTAAGAGAAAAACTGAACATTTCCCGCAGATTATTGTCAAACATCAAACTTACTGAAAAAGGTGTGATGGTAAATGGGAAAAGGGAATTTATAAACATCAAAGTATTCTCTGGGGATCTCATAGAAATCCATATGGAGCAGGAAACATCCCAATATATTGAACCACAAGATATTCCTTTAAACATACTGTACGAGGATGAATTTTTGTTGATTGTAAACAAACAAGCAGGAATCGTTGTACACCCAACCCGTGGTCATTATGCAAATACATTGGCAAACGGGGTTGTTTATCACTGGATACAAAAGGGTGAAAATTATCGCTTCAGACCCATTCACAGATTGGATGAGGAAACATCAGGTGTGCTTGCTATAGCTAAAAATCCATATGTACACCAACAAATCTCTGAACAGATGATTAATAATCAGGTGAAAAAAGAGTATACTGCCATCGTGAGTGGTCATTTACCTGACTTAGAAGGTACAGTTAATGCTCCTATCGATAGAGATCCTGAACAGCAACATCTTCGTATAGTAACTGATGAAGGTTATTCAGCTATCACTCATTATAAGGTGGAAGAAGAGTATCAATCAGCTTCCCTAGTTCGGTTATGGTTGGAAACGGGGCGTACCCACCAGATTAGAGTGCATATGAAACATCTAGGCTGTCCTTTAGTTGGGGATAAAATGTATGGGGAAGAAAATAATGGACCTAAAATGGATCGACAAGCTTTACATGCTGCAAAACTAGCATTTTACCATCCAAATACCAGGAAGTATGTAGAATTTACTGCATCGCTGCCAGAAGATATGAAGAGTGTGATAAGGCATTTGAAACTATAA
- a CDS encoding ABC transporter substrate-binding protein, translating into MKLIEHYLILFTAHKNQKNGVKIETTMSEIMDILSCSRANARGVLNQLKEQGWIQWNPGRGRGHRSNINFQLSLMDGIKMFASAHLVQDFKGGMEFLHSLSIPKQIHSILGEYLKEWFGLQTEGEKEAKHILRLPIHRDLISLDPARVFTAFEYHFVGQIYDTLLRIDFNTKQINPHLALGWDTPNDKEWTFYLRKGVRFHHGRFLIAEDVRYTFQRLLDSKTSFFYWLGRYLKKVESSGDDTVIFSFNRPFPFFPNILCSHHASIVPYDVDMQQQIIGTGPFLVQSFSKEKLIMEAFDHYFNRRAWLDRVEVFCLPEELQSRFLYKMMPENVDSMEVRDKPITQHIIRTQILIFQTKKPGPQQHPAFRRAIYFAIDRNMMIDELNIEDVYATDSFITNHSKKRFPTYTLSEAQEALKESGYSGETLTMLIPPNQWRKNALWIQSRCNQIGVSLKLQPLDLKKTLQKEFFRQADLILIDVSFYGDSEINLIEPFGNNSFHRQLFTLQENQQMDMFIDRFVSEKSKSKRFTIWNEFEDWFRKENLFLFLFHLKEESAYSSSLQGYKFGPFGLADFHNLWIKF; encoded by the coding sequence ATGAAGTTAATTGAACATTATCTTATTTTATTTACAGCTCATAAAAATCAAAAAAATGGTGTTAAAATCGAAACGACGATGAGTGAAATTATGGATATTCTTAGTTGTAGTCGGGCAAATGCAAGGGGGGTACTCAATCAATTAAAAGAACAAGGTTGGATACAGTGGAATCCAGGACGTGGGCGAGGTCACAGATCCAATATCAATTTTCAACTTTCTCTGATGGATGGGATCAAGATGTTTGCATCGGCACATTTAGTACAAGATTTCAAAGGTGGGATGGAATTTCTCCACTCGTTGTCCATTCCTAAACAAATTCACAGTATTTTAGGGGAGTATCTTAAAGAATGGTTTGGTTTACAAACCGAGGGGGAGAAAGAAGCCAAGCACATCTTACGTCTCCCCATTCATAGAGATCTCATTTCGTTGGATCCAGCGCGAGTCTTTACAGCATTTGAATACCATTTTGTAGGTCAGATTTATGATACTTTGCTTCGTATTGATTTCAATACAAAACAGATAAATCCTCATCTTGCTCTTGGCTGGGATACTCCAAATGATAAGGAATGGACTTTTTATTTGCGTAAAGGTGTTCGTTTTCATCATGGGAGGTTCTTAATAGCAGAAGATGTGAGGTATACATTTCAACGTCTTCTTGATTCTAAAACAAGTTTCTTCTATTGGTTGGGTCGCTATTTGAAAAAAGTTGAATCATCAGGAGATGATACCGTGATTTTTAGTTTCAATCGACCTTTTCCTTTTTTTCCAAATATTTTATGCTCACATCACGCTTCCATCGTTCCATATGATGTGGATATGCAACAACAAATTATTGGAACTGGACCTTTTTTGGTGCAATCATTTTCTAAAGAAAAATTGATCATGGAAGCTTTTGATCATTATTTTAATAGAAGAGCTTGGCTGGATCGTGTAGAGGTTTTTTGTTTGCCTGAGGAACTGCAAAGTAGATTTCTTTATAAGATGATGCCTGAAAATGTAGATTCAATGGAGGTTCGAGATAAACCAATTACGCAGCATATCATCCGTACACAAATACTTATTTTTCAAACAAAAAAACCAGGTCCACAACAACACCCGGCATTTCGACGTGCAATTTACTTTGCTATTGATCGAAACATGATGATTGATGAATTAAATATAGAGGATGTTTATGCTACAGACAGTTTTATAACTAACCATAGTAAAAAAAGATTCCCTACCTATACACTATCAGAAGCTCAGGAAGCTCTTAAAGAAAGTGGATATTCTGGTGAAACATTAACGATGCTCATCCCTCCTAATCAGTGGAGGAAGAACGCACTTTGGATTCAGTCCCGATGTAATCAGATTGGCGTATCTCTGAAACTCCAACCTCTTGATCTAAAAAAGACCCTTCAAAAGGAATTTTTCCGTCAAGCTGATCTTATCTTGATAGACGTTTCGTTTTATGGTGATTCAGAAATTAATTTAATAGAACCATTTGGTAATAACAGCTTCCATCGTCAATTGTTCACTTTACAAGAGAATCAGCAAATGGATATGTTTATAGATCGATTTGTTAGTGAAAAATCAAAAAGTAAACGTTTTACCATATGGAACGAATTCGAAGATTGGTTTCGTAAGGAAAATCTCTTTCTTTTTTTGTTCCATTTAAAAGAAGAGTCGGCTTATTCAAGTTCACTTCAAGGGTACAAATTTGGACCTTTTGGGTTGGCTGATTTTCATAATCTTTGGATCAAATTTTAA
- a CDS encoding class III lanthipeptide — MNQVLALQQLEAKKSSEKNMMPNGTNTVTIPHVKVKK; from the coding sequence ATGAATCAAGTATTAGCTCTTCAACAATTGGAAGCAAAAAAAAGTAGTGAAAAAAATATGATGCCAAATGGTACAAATACCGTCACCATACCACATGTAAAAGTAAAAAAATAG
- a CDS encoding carboxymuconolactone decarboxylase family protein — protein sequence MSFDKGISNIKEIAGTDGIHAVEAIQDLHPDIHKYVVQFGFGEIYSRSELDRKQQEMITITCLITLGDTADQLRFHFKAALNIGITPQEIFGIVIHCIPYVGFPRVLNALQIAKEVIDEASKL from the coding sequence ATGTCATTTGATAAAGGAATATCTAATATAAAGGAAATAGCAGGGACAGATGGTATTCATGCGGTTGAAGCAATACAAGACTTACATCCTGATATTCATAAATACGTCGTTCAATTTGGTTTTGGAGAAATCTACTCTCGTAGTGAGCTAGATAGAAAACAACAGGAAATGATCACAATTACCTGTCTTATTACTTTAGGTGATACAGCTGATCAGCTGAGATTCCATTTCAAAGCAGCATTAAATATAGGGATTACTCCGCAAGAAATATTCGGGATTGTCATTCATTGCATTCCATATGTTGGCTTTCCAAGAGTTTTAAATGCTCTGCAAATTGCAAAAGAGGTCATTGATGAAGCAAGTAAATTATAA
- a CDS encoding thiamine pyrophosphate-dependent enzyme: protein MKFATSFLIENLRKTGITHLFGIPGKAIVPIILEAEDQGIRFVLCRHESGAGFAAAGYALRKNTIGVAIGTSGPGATNLLTSAAQAKTYHAPVLFITGHPCMRDTGKAQGQDSTFFGTDVTKMFEPVTLFSARVERADLLQTYLTHAISTSLEGAKGPVHLSIPLDVLNEKMIPFELPEVEQTSYVSSHIDEVIPLIQVSKRPVILLGKGVHLSHAYEEIKLLIEIFQIPVMTTPGGKGAFPTNHPLSLGGFGLGGSTESDIYMLSGIDLLIVIGSKLSDMSLAGFTPEMLPKKVIHFDYDGMFIGRTIHTPTLCIRGDIKTNLNYILRNIPLLNEFHAKTTTSLKSMSTALFPVQEAAATLEQENVISKNIIVSEKSQPQNSFMTSKAAIKELQKYIPKKTVFFSDDGSHSFYAIKHLEFNEGSPFYFDDIFGAMGHSISYAIGAKLAGVDESIVCITGDGCFMMHGTEISVAVNENVNVTYIVFNNGCLDMVNKGMFHHLGRTDGTVFKTPVHVKQLAESLGAKAFRCVNLQEIKTAIKAAIEYSSCSVVELIVDPNEIPPTLKRG from the coding sequence GTGAAATTCGCAACTTCGTTTTTAATAGAAAATCTCCGAAAAACAGGAATCACCCACCTATTTGGGATACCAGGTAAAGCGATTGTTCCTATTATATTGGAAGCAGAGGATCAAGGAATTCGTTTTGTATTATGCAGACATGAATCAGGAGCAGGCTTTGCTGCTGCTGGATATGCTCTAAGAAAAAATACGATTGGAGTAGCTATAGGGACAAGCGGACCTGGTGCTACAAATTTACTTACATCAGCAGCACAAGCTAAAACCTATCATGCACCCGTTCTTTTTATAACAGGACACCCTTGCATGAGAGACACTGGAAAAGCGCAGGGGCAAGATTCAACTTTTTTTGGAACAGATGTAACTAAAATGTTTGAACCTGTTACGCTATTTAGTGCACGTGTTGAAAGAGCAGATTTATTACAAACCTATTTAACACATGCTATATCCACTTCTCTTGAAGGGGCAAAGGGACCCGTTCATTTATCTATTCCGCTGGATGTTTTAAATGAAAAAATGATTCCTTTTGAATTACCTGAAGTAGAGCAAACTTCCTATGTATCTTCACATATTGATGAAGTCATACCACTAATTCAAGTCAGCAAACGACCCGTTATATTATTAGGAAAAGGTGTTCATTTAAGTCATGCTTATGAAGAAATCAAACTATTAATAGAAATCTTTCAAATTCCAGTGATGACAACTCCAGGTGGGAAAGGTGCTTTCCCAACAAATCACCCTTTAAGTTTAGGTGGATTTGGTTTAGGCGGTAGTACTGAATCAGATATTTATATGTTATCTGGAATAGATCTACTCATAGTGATTGGAAGTAAGTTATCAGATATGTCTCTTGCAGGATTTACCCCAGAGATGTTACCAAAAAAAGTGATCCATTTTGATTACGATGGTATGTTTATTGGAAGAACCATTCATACTCCTACCTTATGTATTCGAGGTGATATCAAAACAAATTTAAATTACATATTAAGAAACATACCTTTACTTAATGAATTTCATGCAAAAACTACCACATCCTTGAAGTCAATGTCTACAGCATTGTTCCCTGTTCAGGAAGCTGCCGCCACTCTTGAACAAGAAAATGTAATAAGTAAAAATATCATCGTCTCAGAAAAAAGTCAACCTCAAAATTCATTTATGACATCAAAGGCTGCAATTAAAGAGCTACAAAAATATATCCCAAAAAAAACTGTATTCTTTTCTGACGATGGTAGCCATAGTTTTTATGCTATTAAACATCTTGAATTTAATGAGGGAAGTCCTTTTTATTTTGATGACATATTCGGCGCAATGGGGCATTCCATTAGTTACGCCATTGGTGCTAAACTGGCAGGAGTCGATGAAAGTATTGTCTGTATCACAGGTGACGGCTGTTTCATGATGCATGGAACTGAAATTTCTGTAGCTGTTAATGAGAATGTAAATGTAACCTATATCGTTTTTAATAATGGGTGTTTAGACATGGTGAATAAAGGTATGTTTCATCATTTAGGGAGAACGGATGGTACTGTATTTAAAACACCTGTTCACGTCAAACAATTAGCTGAATCGTTGGGAGCAAAAGCTTTCAGATGCGTCAATCTACAAGAAATTAAAACAGCCATCAAAGCGGCTATTGAATATTCATCCTGTTCAGTAGTAGAACTTATTGTTGATCCTAACGAAATTCCTCCAACATTAAAACGAGGATAA